In Streptomyces sp. NBC_00569, a single genomic region encodes these proteins:
- a CDS encoding ribosome-inactivating family protein: MVSVLAGTLGVGEAVTYGAPERTGQDQSARAQPQPQERAQPRAVTEDEDFADMYTRTVANVRSALLGDESVRRPGAGHLIQNPDPNAFQSINIGRFTEDEFIAGRMVRGVFRRSDSYLLGFYVENRDASHRVFYTFTEQVDGRTRDMIPGNVYPGVRREHFGWGVTYRGLPGTTISRSRLRDAVLDIYHHDPNTSTHTLESGVQALVVALAEGARFQAIPAQIAQAIRGRTAWVVGNHADEITSWDQRSQVVIQARAADPSGYGEVWQQRREYLWNGARVLLTALDLARRLYLIKPPTRKG; encoded by the coding sequence GTGGTCTCGGTACTGGCGGGCACACTGGGTGTGGGGGAGGCGGTCACCTACGGCGCCCCGGAACGGACCGGGCAGGACCAGAGCGCCCGGGCCCAGCCGCAGCCCCAGGAGCGGGCGCAGCCGAGGGCAGTGACGGAGGACGAGGACTTCGCCGACATGTACACCCGCACGGTCGCGAACGTCCGCAGCGCATTGCTGGGGGACGAGAGCGTCCGACGGCCCGGCGCCGGTCACCTGATCCAGAACCCCGACCCCAACGCCTTCCAGTCGATCAACATCGGACGGTTCACCGAGGACGAGTTCATCGCGGGCCGTATGGTCCGGGGAGTCTTCCGCCGGTCCGACAGCTATCTGCTGGGGTTCTACGTGGAGAACAGGGACGCGAGCCACCGGGTCTTCTACACGTTCACCGAGCAGGTGGACGGCCGCACGAGGGACATGATCCCGGGCAACGTGTACCCGGGCGTCCGCAGGGAGCACTTCGGCTGGGGCGTCACCTACCGGGGCCTCCCCGGAACCACGATCAGCCGGAGCCGCCTGCGGGATGCGGTGCTCGACATCTACCACCATGACCCGAACACGAGCACCCACACGCTCGAGAGCGGCGTCCAGGCGCTGGTCGTGGCCCTGGCCGAAGGGGCGCGGTTCCAGGCGATCCCCGCGCAGATCGCCCAGGCGATCCGCGGCAGGACGGCTTGGGTCGTGGGCAACCACGCGGACGAGATCACGAGCTGGGACCAGCGGTCCCAGGTCGTCATTCAGGCACGTGCCGCCGACCCGAGCGGTTATGGCGAGGTGTGGCAGCAGCGCCGTGAATACCTCTGGAATGGGGCCCGTGTGCTGCTGACCGCGTTGGACCTGGCACGCCGGCTCTACCTGATCAAGCCGCCGACGAGGAAGGGCTGA